AAATGCAAATTGGATTTTCGACTCTGATGTTGTGATGTTGGTAATATTGTTCAATTTGAACAACCCTCTTATAGTTATTAGAGAGAGCGCGATCGATATTATGAATAAGATATTGAGGGAAGAACCTGATAAAAAGTTGGTTTATATACAGTTGATAAATGAATTGAATGCACATAGAAAAGAGCTAATTTTAGACCATGATCAAATTTCGCAAGTTTTGCATACAATTCTGACGGCGAAAGAtatccaaaataaattatttaggcgCAATTGCCTTCTTAAATTTACTGGTATCTTGAACGAAAACATTCCGTCACACATAAAAGCTGGGTTTTTAAAACTGCTTTACAAATTAGATAATGCTAACACCTTTCCTAATGTTATTTCCTGCTTGAATCCATTGGAAAAAATTCTTAGTGGCAATATACTTAATGCAAAATTCACATTTGATGTTTACGAATCCAACATGTTTAGAAGCATTTACAGTCTTATAAACGAATCAACAATCACTACATTTAATAAAGAACAGGTCTGGAAATCTATTGAAGTCGGTTTGAAAGAATATAGATTGTGTATTTCAGAAGAGGATCAATCATACACTAGTCCTTCAATCCTTATCATGAGACAAATAAATGAGAATGTGTTCATGAAAATCCCAGAAGAGAACCGCAAAGATTTAGTTTATCTAATCGCATCTGCTGGTGCTGTTAGCAATAATCCAACTATATCGCTCGTTGCATCGAAAGTGATGAAGAATATACAATTAAGTTTTGCAGACTTCAAGCCTATTCTAGAAGGAATGTTGAATGCCGAAGATCCTGCTGCTAATGTGCCTAAAAAGAAGAAGACGACTGTATCTATGCTGTCATACCAACTAATGGAGACGGATGAATGGAGGCTGGGTGTAGCCTTACTCGAGCATGTCCAAAgcaagaaaaaaatgaaaatagacAACTCATTCGTATCGATTCTTTTCCAACTGTTAAACAAATGCTTGAGATTCGAAGAACAATCTTACGTGGAGTATACGAAACAACTAATTTTATCTTCATTGTGGTATTATTGTAAGAAATACGTCGATGATAAGGACAACGAGCAGCTGAAGTCCTTGAGATCCGTTTTCGATGTGGAGTTAATCGTCCAATGTATCAGAGGCACTCAAAACCCTCAAACACACCATCACGCTTTGATACTTTTGTCCCACGCTGCATACATGCTACCCGATCAAGTGTTACACCACACTATGGAAATCTTCACTTTCATGGGCTCTTCCGTTCTCAGACACGATGACGCATACAGTTTCCAGATAATAACTAAGATTATAGAGAATTTGATTCCCATTTTGGTTAAAATGGACAAAAGTATTGAAGATCACACTGAGAAGGAATTGAAACAGTTGCAGACTCGTGTTGTTCCAGTTTTACGCATATTTGCCGATGTGGTACTTCACGTTCCAGAGCACAGAAGATTGCCGCTTTTCAAAAAGCTCATTGAAACGTTAGGGCCATCTCAATTCCTTTGGGTGTTCCTGGCGTTACTTTTAGAAACACATATTGCTCATTTCAATGAGACTAAGAAAAACGATAGTACCCGTACCAGAACATTGGCTGGTCAAGAATCACCCGTAGACAGACTTGATTTTGGACAAAGCATTCTTCTGGAGTTCCCACCTGAAGTTGGAATGGAAAATTTCGTCAaactaattatgtatattaaatctTTGCCACTGCAAAAGGATGAGAATTCTATGGAAACAGATGTAAATCCTAGTGACATTTTCAGCGTAAATGGTCATACACCGGTGCAGTTGCGTCACTATAAATATGTGATAATTACTTTTATGAACACATGTCTGGCATCTTCAAGGTTTATTCATCTCTGCAGCTTGGCTACTGACACGAAAACTATGGAATCGCATTTCAAAACCTTGATTGTAAATGTACTGTCATTTATTCAGGTTATTTCGAAGGTGACTGACGaaaaaacagcaaaatattGGCGAGTTATGCTACATCACAGTTACGATCTATTGGATAACGCGAACAATCTGCTATCCCCTACTATGTTCTTGAGCGTTGTAAAAGGTTTATTGAAACACACATTGCAGACAGTAAGAAGAAAGGCAATGGAGTTGTTGAACTCAAAGATCCAAACTACGCCAGAGACATTCGAAGATGTTGATAGAGAACTGCTTTACTCATTACTACCAGCATTGTTagacattattaaaacaatagaaaacaAAGATGAAACATGGACAGAAATTGCTGCCCAGGAACTGGAACTTAACCAGCAAACAGCACTTTTATCTCTGAAACTGTTGACTCGTATGCTTGCAGCAGAGAATCCTGAACCATTCAAAGATGTTCTAGGTACCATTACAAATTACACTTGCAATCTGAATATATCTGGAAACGTCATGGCGTCTATTGTCCTTTGTTTGGCAGAACTTTGTAGCAATCTCAAAGCACATGCATTGGCTAGTCTGAGAAGATTCATGCCAGCTTTAATAAAAGTGCTAAAGAAACAGAGAAAAGCAGAGACTCCAGAATTAGTACTACTAAGTACAGTGACCGCTATAGCGAAGATTGTGGAAAGTCTACCGCTGTTTCTAAGTCCATATTTGCAGAAAATACTGTACGAATATTCTATTCTGTTTGCCAAGTGGCAACAATGCGATCAGAAATGTAGTAAAGTTACCGCAATTGTTGCTAAACTAGCCAACATTAGGAAAAAGATTGCAGAATCGATACCTCCAAGAGTTTTGATACCTGTAGCAAATGAAACTCATCAGTTACTGCTCGAGAAAGAAAACTTCGACGCAATCGGACCAGTGATGTCTGTACTAGCAGATAGTTTTGCTAATGTCACAACTGCAGACTTTACAGCGTTGCAGCACGATTTGACAGCGTTCTTCTTGACAGCCCTGCAGTTGCGCAGCGATGCGGCAGAGAAAAACATAGATAATTTAGTCATAGATAAAGCGGAAGACGAAGTGGTCAACGCGCTTGTATGTCTCGTGCTGAAACTGTCTGAGACTAGCTTCAGGCCGTTGTACTTCAAAATATACGACTGGGCGATAAGGACAAATGTTGAAGGATATAAAGACAGAGCAATTACTTTCTATAGgtatgtttagtttattttaatactgttcTGATTTTCtgcttaaattaattttgaccaCAATTAAGTTATAGATTCGAAAATTACATTGATATTcctacataaatattgtttctctttttattattttatcttagaaTTTGCATTTGGCCCCTTTTTTACATTGTATGTTGATCCATCCTACTACAAATCAACCAGGACTTTTGGTAAAATACCCGAATACACACCAAACATTAATCTAAACCGTTAATTTCAGATTGAGCAGTGCCATCGCGGACAGACTTAAGGGATTGTTCGTCCTTTTCGCTGGACATTTCGTGAAGAACGCAGCGGAATTGTTAGACGCATGCAACAACAGTAAAACCGAGGACCTTTACTTCGACAACGAAGAGAAATGCATAAACCTCGTGAAATATATCATAAAGACTTTGCATAtagtatttttgtatgacaGTCAGAGTTTCCTAAACAAGAGTAGATTTGAAACACTGATGCAACCAGTTGTAGATCAACTGGAGAATACATTGGGCGGTGTTGGTGAGTTAAAAGGCAGGGCTGCAGAGTACTTGATACCCTGTGTGTCTCAATTTGCTGTTGCAACGGCCGACGACTCTCTGTGGAAGCTGTTGAATTACCAGATACTGTTGAAGACCAGGCATAATGATGCGGAGATTAGGTAAGTAAAAAACGGATTTGTAGTAAATTTTTGCATGTgtttctaaattttgttttgtagtgATACATTGgaggtattttttatatgtaatattattcgCTGTAAGTTGAAGGTTTGATTCCCAGATCAATAGAAGGAACTATTTTGAGagatattctgttttatttttccgtAAGCAATAGTatgattgaaatttaattttctcaATGGGCAATCTcaaaaactttatcaaaattcttttttcagTATATAAAAGATAATGACAGTGTGAAAGAATCGTCTAGAATGCCATTGTTTGTCTACAGGTTGACAGCCCTAGACTGCCTGGTTGCTATGGCAACGCACCTCGGTAGCAGTTGGTTGCCACTCCTGGCGGAGAGTGTGCCGTTCCTCGCAGAACTCCTCGAGGATGGTGATCAGAAGATAGAAACGGCCACCAAGGATGCCATCCGGAAACTAGAGCAAATACTCGGCGAGCCGCTTGagaaatacttttaattataaacagagtttataagaatattatatacatttgatACATttcaacgatttttttttatgagaaatGTTTCTTTTGGACACATGTTAACGCTTACAATCTTAAAAATGTACTTAGAGCAACTAAATGCTTTCATTTTGATCGAGATATAGATGGCAACGGTCGTATGGAAAATTTGGATGATAAAaagggtaatttttttaaataacgccatctattgatCAATGCTTCAGAGTTTAAAGAAATTATGTACAGTTAGTACCGCCATCTCTACAAAATAAAGTAGTTCGTATTTTAAACACTAGATGGTACACTACATCCTATTCTGAATCTTGTTTTCGGTTATAAATTTAGTTTCATAATAACCAAATTTTACCCACtaagttatacatttttatttgctaaCAAAGCTCAGAGTAGCTTGCTTCTGTTATCTATACCTACGATTTATTGGATTAAAACACTGAAACACGAAGTTCCGTAGAAACTATTTCCATCAAGATTGAAAACTTTTATCACTTGCAATAAAGGATGTTACTGaactaagttttatattaattagacATCTTTATCGTCAAGGAGGTCGGTAACTTGTTacttataaagtataatttttaatagctATTTTGACATAATGTAGGTGACCTAAATACCGTATACACAAAAAAACCGTCTTTGCTGGCGGCTTCGTACAAATCAAAGCCCTTTGATAATTTACAATATGGTTGATTTTTGTgcaaattttatcataatttatttagtgtGTCTGCATTAAGTTTGcacaaatatcttcacaaattAATCCTATTGTATCTAAACTATAAATTAGTGCCTACAAAAAATTActacaatattttgtctttttacGCAACATTAGAAAGATATAGTCGTAGAGGCGGCTATTTTTAGTAGTTGGTTTCCGAAAATTAAGCTTAATTTGTTTaggttattgaaataaaactattttaggattttatcgtgacaacgttttgaagactttgcagccttcataatGGTTTGGGTTACTTCGCATGGCTAAGCTATTTTTAATTCTAGTGCGTCGTCGAAGCTATGTAAGGAAACTTTGatctatatgtaattttttcagCTATATAAACTGTGTTTAATTAACTTAGCTTAGTTCTTAATCCTCCATAAAAAGCTCCGACTAAGGCTCCCTTTTGACAGATCCTTCTGGAATTTTTTAGGAGAGGGCTGTGTTTAGTGTATTTCATGTGTCTAAAGTAGGATTTAAGTGATATCATGCACGAAAATAACAAGTTTGCGACACAACTAACTTGTTGATATACTGGCTAAACGTTAACATTATTAACAACTCCCATATCTCACAGCTGAGTACGATGATGAAGTCCACCAATGATCTTTTTGTAGTGCATCTCCAACTAGTCAAGATTGGCAGTCAGCTCAGcacattttttgttgtttgcaAGGCGAAATATTTCTACAGCGCTTGCAATCCCCATCGATTCGCGAATCTTTGATTACCATAACTTGAACAAAT
This DNA window, taken from Manduca sexta isolate Smith_Timp_Sample1 chromosome 23, JHU_Msex_v1.0, whole genome shotgun sequence, encodes the following:
- the LOC115449628 gene encoding HEAT repeat-containing protein 1, whose product is MASTSLAQQLQKLSAPQTKVYKDTKKQISLLFDPSEAALKDRDTFYEIGVSGLNELIALNPDFAVYQDTLFSLSSKDFERAVQSKEVNQNLDQTIEKFLLQISPYFLLQSSHKAIEWLINRYHIQQYNQDAIMALILPYHGTLIFVRFIQLLEIKHNRWNWLAPIQKNGIPLASQVLHNQCVSNASTLSFIAKMVVKYVKEYKEKATQLNTVFAFFCQVAIGVIDTSKKFAEASITALLPTLMKGIESTIVDFRSSCYIVLGYLFTKTNIKRDTLNQILDKLLTTEFDLSYDVVLLITMMYEHQAHLNRMSDPIFNISVDMMNTICKYLKKFVEVRINIQPFVLAFLREILPHIQSNIGEFKAFSPLPEILINEVDLKNQGPEKIIKCILDAYCPNKEDNSANDSESDIEIIDEDGFSSKILNWYAILLKNFERQYPDAFDKVITAEMSSANEISPKRKGQLSKLLGFKPAIAHKVGGTYLFENLNHVNPDLRIEAVKYIGKEFEALKIQNADFVKESILDRLRDDDPKVVNAALDIEDECLEEVLNEIDLTNAFVNIVSKRTKKWRSTIKRAIIKFCSLDILSVNQDTILVIMPLLFPEDEKTVEVANHIIKSKWGQKFNLTKRLSKKLGKSQNSDELRSNLFKELFIAKSVNFDDLLDENLLDKSNTLDISFYILLKSCSFNKATVEGISSVLNLLLESVENRLIVQHSEDGTFSEAIMPKFIKLAAENKMLFEVIEYIFCRVIEDMNVKDIAKPWCNVLETPETVLIRRLYEICITGCAIPSYGENYVKLLQKLLNKFCSNPKEKFEFIANFACGHILYATDPKDVIAPELQLRSLKLLTNFLAVQENANWIFDSDVVMLVILFNLNNPLIVIRESAIDIMNKILREEPDKKLVYIQLINELNAHRKELILDHDQISQVLHTILTAKDIQNKLFRRNCLLKFTGILNENIPSHIKAGFLKLLYKLDNANTFPNVISCLNPLEKILSGNILNAKFTFDVYESNMFRSIYSLINESTITTFNKEQVWKSIEVGLKEYRLCISEEDQSYTSPSILIMRQINENVFMKIPEENRKDLVYLIASAGAVSNNPTISLVASKVMKNIQLSFADFKPILEGMLNAEDPAANVPKKKKTTVSMLSYQLMETDEWRLGVALLEHVQSKKKMKIDNSFVSILFQLLNKCLRFEEQSYVEYTKQLILSSLWYYCKKYVDDKDNEQLKSLRSVFDVELIVQCIRGTQNPQTHHHALILLSHAAYMLPDQVLHHTMEIFTFMGSSVLRHDDAYSFQIITKIIENLIPILVKMDKSIEDHTEKELKQLQTRVVPVLRIFADVVLHVPEHRRLPLFKKLIETLGPSQFLWVFLALLLETHIAHFNETKKNDSTRTRTLAGQESPVDRLDFGQSILLEFPPEVGMENFVKLIMYIKSLPLQKDENSMETDVNPSDIFSVNGHTPVQLRHYKYVIITFMNTCLASSRFIHLCSLATDTKTMESHFKTLIVNVLSFIQVISKVTDEKTAKYWRVMLHHSYDLLDNANNLLSPTMFLSVVKGLLKHTLQTVRRKAMELLNSKIQTTPETFEDVDRELLYSLLPALLDIIKTIENKDETWTEIAAQELELNQQTALLSLKLLTRMLAAENPEPFKDVLGTITNYTCNLNISGNVMASIVLCLAELCSNLKAHALASLRRFMPALIKVLKKQRKAETPELVLLSTVTAIAKIVESLPLFLSPYLQKILYEYSILFAKWQQCDQKCSKVTAIVAKLANIRKKIAESIPPRVLIPVANETHQLLLEKENFDAIGPVMSVLADSFANVTTADFTALQHDLTAFFLTALQLRSDAAEKNIDNLVIDKAEDEVVNALVCLVLKLSETSFRPLYFKIYDWAIRTNVEGYKDRAITFYRLSSAIADRLKGLFVLFAGHFVKNAAELLDACNNSKTEDLYFDNEEKCINLVKYIIKTLHIVFLYDSQSFLNKSRFETLMQPVVDQLENTLGGVGELKGRAAEYLIPCVSQFAVATADDSLWKLLNYQILLKTRHNDAEIRLTALDCLVAMATHLGSSWLPLLAESVPFLAELLEDGDQKIETATKDAIRKLEQILGEPLEKYF